The Chryseobacterium geocarposphaerae genome window below encodes:
- a CDS encoding heme-binding domain-containing protein, producing the protein MKKSSLIIKSIAIIFLLLLVIQLFDTDKNISATPSENAIEKHYQVSSHVQGLLKTSCYDCHSNNTAYPWYSNIQPVKWWLADHVNSGKRHLNFDEFNTYTKERKLKKLDEVAETVKEGEMPLSSYTIIHHNAKLSSTDKSEIEKWVVQVKKEIRSSILFCYDKNIQ; encoded by the coding sequence ATGAAAAAGTCGTCTTTAATAATAAAATCAATAGCAATTATCTTTTTGTTATTGCTTGTCATTCAGCTTTTTGATACTGATAAGAATATATCAGCCACTCCTTCTGAAAATGCAATTGAAAAACATTATCAGGTGTCATCCCACGTACAGGGCTTATTAAAAACAAGCTGTTACGATTGTCATTCTAATAATACGGCATATCCCTGGTATAGTAATATACAGCCGGTAAAATGGTGGTTGGCAGATCACGTCAATTCAGGGAAGAGGCATTTGAATTTTGATGAATTTAATACCTATACTAAAGAAAGAAAATTGAAGAAATTAGATGAAGTTGCCGAAACCGTTAAAGAGGGAGAAATGCCGCTTAGCTCGTATACAATAATCCATCATAATGCAAAATTATCTTCTACGGATAAATCGGAAATAGAAAAATGGGTGGTTCAGGTTAAAAAGGAGATCAGATCATCAATATTATTCTGTTATGACAAAAACATTCAGTAA
- a CDS encoding cation-translocating P-type ATPase: protein MNYNIPENLKGLTEAEVEASRKKYGYNRLEAVKKETWADMLIDILKEPMLILLICVSLIYVIIGDYGEALFMLVAIIGVTAISFYQDNRSKKALEELEKLNEPLSTVIRNSKIIKIPTFEIAVGDLCITEEGNLINADGTIVHSNDFSVNQSSLTGESFSVFKDSKSEDNKVYSGTITVSGLAVFEVEQIGKETKVGKIGQSILGIKEEISPLQLQIRNFVKGMAIIGLMIFMAVCVFSYIKTEDFVTSLLSGLTLAMSVLPEEIPVAFTTFMALGAWKLMREGIIIKRSSIVETLGSVTVICTDKTGTITENSMQLKHLYDYKSDTIYEQENFKTKELDELIDYAMWSSEPVPFDPMEITLHKIYEQTQDSDDRKNYQLFHEYPLEGKPPMMTHLFENEQKERIIAAKGAPEAILTVSELSEEEKNKIRNIVKEFGEKGYRVLGVAKSHFEENNFPENQQDFSFEFLGLTAFYDPPKKEIKKVLQHIYNAGIKVKVITGDNADTTKAIALQAGIINNAPAVNGSEVTASSEDDLMKLSEKTTLFTRMFPEAKLEVVNALKAQGNVVAMLGDGVNDGPALKAAHIGVAMGNKGTEIAKSAAALVITNDDLEKLVVGIAAGRRIYANIKKAVQYIISIHIPIILTVSLPLFLGWVFPHIFTPVHVIFLELVMGPTCSIVYENEPIEKDAMQRPPRVLTDTFLNWGELMVSIIQGLVITAGILWIYQHSVHLGNDEPTTRAWVFSTLIFANILLSLVNRSFHYSIFESFKNRNYLLAGISALVLVLLFVILYVKPVSGFFSVAPLTVKELGLTFLTAAVSVLWFEIYKLLKRLLERK, encoded by the coding sequence ATGAATTATAATATCCCTGAAAATCTCAAAGGTCTTACAGAAGCGGAAGTGGAAGCTTCCCGAAAAAAATACGGATATAACCGGCTGGAAGCAGTTAAAAAAGAAACATGGGCAGATATGCTTATTGATATTCTGAAAGAACCTATGCTTATTTTATTGATATGTGTTTCACTTATCTATGTAATCATAGGTGACTATGGTGAGGCATTATTTATGTTGGTCGCGATAATAGGAGTTACGGCTATTTCTTTCTATCAGGATAACCGAAGTAAAAAGGCCCTGGAAGAACTTGAAAAATTGAACGAGCCTTTAAGCACGGTCATAAGAAATTCAAAGATTATTAAAATACCCACTTTTGAAATTGCTGTGGGAGATCTCTGTATTACCGAAGAAGGTAATCTGATCAATGCAGACGGTACAATTGTACATAGCAATGATTTTTCCGTTAATCAGTCTTCACTTACAGGGGAGAGCTTCTCTGTTTTTAAAGACAGCAAATCAGAAGATAATAAAGTATACAGCGGAACAATTACTGTTTCCGGTCTTGCAGTTTTTGAGGTAGAACAAATAGGAAAAGAAACGAAAGTAGGAAAAATAGGGCAGTCTATACTGGGAATAAAAGAAGAAATATCTCCTTTACAGCTTCAGATCCGGAATTTTGTAAAAGGTATGGCGATTATTGGATTGATGATCTTTATGGCGGTATGTGTTTTCAGCTATATTAAAACAGAAGACTTTGTGACCAGCTTATTAAGTGGTTTGACTTTGGCAATGTCTGTACTTCCTGAGGAAATTCCTGTAGCTTTTACCACCTTTATGGCTTTGGGAGCCTGGAAGCTGATGCGGGAAGGAATTATTATCAAACGAAGCAGTATTGTCGAAACGTTGGGAAGTGTTACAGTGATATGTACAGATAAAACGGGAACAATTACCGAAAACTCAATGCAGCTAAAACATCTTTATGATTATAAGTCTGATACGATTTATGAACAGGAGAATTTCAAGACAAAAGAGCTGGATGAACTTATTGATTACGCGATGTGGAGCAGTGAGCCAGTTCCGTTTGATCCGATGGAAATAACCTTGCATAAGATTTATGAGCAAACTCAGGATTCTGACGACAGAAAAAATTATCAGTTATTTCATGAATATCCTTTGGAAGGAAAACCTCCTATGATGACCCATCTTTTTGAAAATGAACAAAAAGAGAGAATTATTGCGGCAAAAGGCGCTCCTGAAGCAATCCTTACTGTTTCTGAACTTTCAGAAGAGGAAAAAAATAAAATCAGAAATATTGTAAAAGAATTTGGTGAAAAGGGATATCGGGTTCTTGGAGTTGCCAAATCTCATTTTGAAGAAAATAATTTCCCTGAAAACCAGCAGGATTTTAGTTTTGAATTTTTAGGACTGACCGCATTTTATGACCCTCCTAAAAAAGAAATAAAAAAAGTGCTTCAGCATATTTATAATGCGGGGATTAAGGTAAAGGTAATTACGGGGGATAATGCGGATACCACAAAGGCTATTGCATTGCAGGCCGGGATTATCAATAATGCTCCGGCTGTTAATGGGAGTGAGGTCACCGCAAGTTCAGAAGATGATTTAATGAAGCTTTCTGAAAAAACGACTCTGTTTACAAGAATGTTTCCTGAAGCAAAGCTTGAAGTGGTGAATGCGCTGAAAGCACAGGGTAACGTAGTGGCCATGTTGGGAGATGGTGTGAACGACGGACCTGCATTAAAAGCTGCCCATATAGGAGTCGCAATGGGAAATAAAGGAACCGAAATTGCCAAATCAGCAGCAGCACTCGTCATTACGAATGATGATCTTGAAAAGCTGGTAGTAGGAATTGCTGCGGGAAGGAGAATTTATGCCAATATCAAAAAAGCTGTTCAGTATATTATTTCTATTCATATTCCCATTATCCTTACAGTTTCTTTGCCTTTATTCCTGGGATGGGTATTCCCTCACATATTTACCCCGGTTCACGTTATTTTTCTTGAATTGGTAATGGGACCTACCTGTTCTATTGTATATGAAAATGAGCCTATTGAAAAAGATGCAATGCAAAGGCCTCCAAGAGTGCTTACAGATACATTTCTGAACTGGGGAGAGCTTATGGTAAGTATTATTCAGGGATTGGTTATCACAGCAGGAATACTATGGATATATCAACATTCTGTCCACCTGGGGAATGATGAGCCTACAACAAGAGCTTGGGTGTTCAGTACTTTAATATTTGCGAATATTTTACTGAGTTTGGTAAATCGATCTTTCCATTACAGTATTTTTGAAAGTTTTAAAAATCGCAATTATTTATTAGCAGGGATTTCCGCGTTGGTTCTTGTATTATTGTTTGTTATTCTATATGTGAAGCCGGTATCAGGATTCTTTAGTGTAGCGCCTCTTACAGTAAAAGAATTAGGATTAACATTCCTTACTGCTGCAGTTTCTGTGCTGTGGTTTGAGATCTATAAGCTTCTAAAAAGGCTTTTGGAAAGGAAATAA
- a CDS encoding thioredoxin family protein codes for MKTLFSAILMVLFAVGIQAQSRWESAKKLASQNKELILLNFSGSDWCIPCIKLHKNIIETDEFKKLETENIAVYINADFPRNKKNQLSPELKKENASLADQYNPKGLFPYTLLLNSEGKVLKSWEGLPSENALAFTKEVRDIKENQNK; via the coding sequence ATGAAAACACTATTTTCAGCCATATTAATGGTTCTATTCGCTGTTGGCATTCAAGCGCAGAGTCGTTGGGAAAGTGCCAAAAAACTGGCGTCCCAAAATAAAGAACTTATTTTACTGAACTTTTCAGGTTCAGATTGGTGTATTCCATGCATCAAACTTCATAAAAATATTATTGAAACCGATGAATTTAAAAAGCTGGAAACAGAAAATATCGCTGTTTACATCAATGCAGATTTTCCAAGAAACAAAAAGAATCAGCTTTCTCCGGAATTGAAAAAAGAAAATGCATCGCTTGCTGATCAATATAATCCGAAAGGACTTTTTCCTTACACCCTTTTATTGAATTCGGAGGGAAAGGTTTTGAAAAGCTGGGAGGGACTTCCATCTGAAAATGCTTTAGCTTTCACTAAAGAAGTACGGGATATTAAAGAAAACCAAAATAAATAA
- a CDS encoding FAD:protein FMN transferase, with product MLREFKRSQKLMGNAFEITVVSDNENLANQHIDAAIDEIRRIERLLTTFNDESQTHFINKNAGIKPVKVDGEIFGLIERSLRISKITDGYFDISYGGIDKSFWNFDRQMQQLPDPELIKKHLKLVNYHNIILDHHNQTVFLKEKGMRIGFGGIGKGYAAEMAKRLLQNRGVESGIVNASGDLTAWGNQADGKPWTVGIADPDNAGKPFSYMNITDMAVATSGNYEKFVVINGKKYSHTINPKTGMPVSGVKSVTIFCPNAEIADAMATPVSIMGIDASLNMVNQINYLECIIIDDQDNIYSSQNINLK from the coding sequence ATGTTGAGAGAGTTCAAAAGATCTCAGAAATTAATGGGGAACGCTTTTGAAATTACCGTTGTAAGTGACAATGAAAATTTGGCTAATCAGCATATTGATGCAGCTATTGACGAAATTCGGAGGATTGAAAGACTTTTAACTACTTTCAACGACGAAAGCCAAACCCATTTTATCAATAAAAACGCAGGGATAAAGCCTGTGAAAGTAGATGGGGAAATCTTTGGTCTAATTGAAAGAAGCTTGAGAATCAGTAAGATTACAGACGGATATTTTGATATTTCTTACGGTGGAATCGACAAAAGCTTCTGGAATTTTGACCGGCAGATGCAACAGCTTCCTGATCCTGAACTGATCAAAAAACATCTGAAATTGGTTAATTATCATAACATCATTCTTGACCATCACAATCAAACAGTTTTCCTGAAAGAAAAAGGAATGAGAATAGGTTTTGGGGGAATTGGGAAAGGCTATGCAGCGGAGATGGCAAAAAGACTTCTTCAGAATAGAGGTGTAGAATCAGGAATTGTAAATGCATCAGGGGATTTAACAGCCTGGGGAAATCAGGCAGACGGAAAACCTTGGACGGTTGGAATTGCTGATCCTGATAACGCCGGAAAGCCATTTTCTTACATGAATATTACTGATATGGCGGTAGCAACATCTGGGAATTACGAAAAATTCGTGGTCATCAATGGGAAAAAATATTCTCATACCATTAATCCAAAAACAGGAATGCCTGTTTCGGGGGTGAAAAGTGTTACCATCTTTTGTCCTAATGCAGAAATTGCTGATGCAATGGCAACTCCTGTAAGCATTATGGGAATTGATGCGTCACTTAATATGGTAAACCAGATCAATTATCTGGAATGCATCATTATCGATGATCAGGACAATATATATTCCTCTCAAAATATTAATTTAAAATGA
- a CDS encoding DUF4266 domain-containing protein, whose protein sequence is MKNFIKIIITGFFIFLVGSMYSCTTVKEYEKNKLNDAEMVLGNRTIEKTELSFQSYREGSSGANAGKVGGGCGCN, encoded by the coding sequence ATGAAAAATTTTATAAAAATAATAATAACAGGCTTTTTTATTTTCCTGGTTGGTTCGATGTATTCTTGCACAACCGTAAAAGAATATGAAAAAAATAAACTTAATGATGCTGAAATGGTGTTGGGAAACAGAACCATTGAAAAAACAGAACTCAGCTTTCAATCTTACAGAGAAGGTTCTTCGGGAGCCAATGCAGGGAAAGTAGGAGGTGGATGCGGTTGTAAT